In Haladaptatus paucihalophilus DX253, the following proteins share a genomic window:
- a CDS encoding Mrp/NBP35 family ATP-binding protein translates to MGTTPSDDESLAACVERALADAHIGRDGLFYALDELDGFGRVRVDGRTAIVPVTLPLPARDVRTVVERDVREAVGAIDGIDAVTCRFEPRVPDPGVRVELLPDVKHVIAVASGKGGVGKSTVATNVAVALADAGASVGVLDADVYGPNAPQLLGVGERTPTATLDDRMVPREAHGVSVMSMGFIVGEDDPVIWRGPVVDGFLTQLFGDVEWGPLDYLVVDLPPGTGDVQLSLVQHLPVTGAVVVTTPQAVAVDDARRGLEGFARYDVPILGIVENMAGFRCPDCGSVHDLFDAGGGDRLAEAFEVPVLGHIPLDPAVGELERGEDPPDPPGVSVPLLGRLQLPRTEAERERPTSAEPMALREDGGETRRALELVATRTAARVNALVTDSTPPDSSPD, encoded by the coding sequence ATGGGCACGACACCATCCGACGACGAGTCACTCGCCGCCTGCGTGGAACGCGCGCTGGCGGACGCTCACATCGGTCGAGACGGTCTGTTCTACGCTCTGGACGAACTCGACGGGTTCGGACGCGTTCGCGTCGATGGCCGGACGGCAATCGTCCCGGTGACGCTGCCGCTTCCCGCGAGAGACGTCCGAACGGTCGTCGAGCGCGACGTTCGGGAGGCGGTCGGCGCTATCGACGGCATCGATGCGGTCACGTGCCGCTTCGAGCCACGGGTACCCGACCCCGGCGTCCGCGTCGAGTTGCTCCCCGACGTGAAACACGTCATCGCCGTCGCCTCCGGGAAGGGCGGCGTCGGCAAAAGCACCGTCGCCACCAACGTGGCCGTCGCGCTCGCCGATGCGGGCGCGTCGGTCGGAGTGCTGGATGCCGACGTCTACGGGCCGAACGCACCCCAACTGCTCGGCGTCGGCGAACGGACGCCGACCGCAACCCTCGACGACCGAATGGTTCCCCGCGAAGCGCACGGCGTCTCGGTGATGAGCATGGGGTTCATCGTCGGCGAGGACGACCCGGTCATCTGGCGCGGCCCGGTCGTGGACGGGTTTCTAACGCAACTGTTCGGCGACGTGGAGTGGGGTCCCCTTGACTACCTCGTCGTCGACCTCCCGCCCGGTACCGGGGACGTACAGCTCTCGCTCGTCCAGCACCTGCCCGTGACCGGTGCGGTCGTCGTGACGACGCCGCAAGCGGTCGCCGTCGACGACGCCCGGCGTGGACTCGAAGGGTTCGCACGGTACGACGTTCCCATTCTCGGTATCGTCGAAAACATGGCCGGATTCCGCTGTCCCGATTGCGGTTCCGTCCACGACCTCTTCGACGCGGGCGGCGGCGACCGATTGGCCGAGGCGTTCGAGGTGCCCGTTCTTGGGCACATTCCGCTCGACCCCGCCGTCGGCGAACTCGAACGCGGCGAGGACCCACCCGACCCGCCCGGCGTCTCGGTTCCGCTCCTCGGCCGGTTGCAACTGCCCCGGACGGAGGCGGAACGCGAACGCCCCACGAGCGCCGAGCCGATGGCACTCCGCGAGGACGGCGGCGAGACGAGGCGTGCGCTCGAACTCGTCGCGACGCGAACCGCGGCCCGCGTCAACGCCCTCGTCACCGACTCGACGCCGCCCGACTCGTCTCCCGACTGA
- a CDS encoding type 2 lanthipeptide synthetase LanM family protein: MDTTFTKQERREIAGRARTVHERVEGPPNEPGAEPPIEPEQILHEWKDKFPDEAAFYERLRRDGLTEETVREQLAATRWPADHPLPDWIHTVEEMVRHVEATPTADRHAIGVTVPEETPFVELLASIAEYARQRLPTGTVTIDAMSPMVEGFVSQLSKTCVRPLYVEFKSFVEYHDPELAKADPGDVANPDTTYYDQFIDAMFEHGFKNLFVEYPVLGRQVVVFVENWIDAITEVCERLERDEMTLRERFGVEGNITALSPLADDVHGGGRIPVRVSFETGDVIYKPRPVDGGVAFYTILERLDEYLSLPSFETPTYVPREEYGWMEYVEYRDVPNETAATRYYERAGAMLCVAYALNFTDCQLENLIVDGENPMIVDGETLFHPHMDADAKQVPEEIFDVMDGSVLLTALLPWSAGDPREPDKQGLAASVAGFGRKSGQTQLANRSLPSVEAVNTDVMSVKEEEMTVGLSTNTPSIGGEDQSPDDYIDALVRGFEETHETIRRLHVDGKFLSTIATYDLIDGIENRLVYRATMQYRSIRRSTTARNPLRDGARFTVEFEDLAVPFFDGRIKTDRHWELYEAERRDLRRQDIPRFTSRPDQRRLFHHGEPLDVVADESGYNHAKRRLDAMDEDDLAEQVWLLRQIYDTAEPDESTPEPTEITEDRLQRDAEELFDDVMDAAIDTPDGHGWISVCPTNTMVNLAPASYSLFWGRGGIALSAAALYDATGEQRYRRVVSETLDPLLEDLSSGDFSASLGGTKGVGSVVYTLSVIAELLDDDAYRAGALAATQKVTAEKLARDDVFDVMEGSAGTLLGLLAYYERYGESSVLDRAIECGERLLEARVTVNGCRVWNTGDRETPITGFSHGSSGIAYALARLAAATDDARYAEAAREALDFESSLYAPDRDNWASSSAVENYRDRWCHGRAGIALARIGISEQLNDSSLLPTVNDALSATATERPSHLDNVCCGNLGRVETILVGARRADGDLDAAETLLGRCLTRRDRGGVLSLPGHSEAFVNPTFFDGISGAIYTLLRLRDPDSLPSVLLLE; the protein is encoded by the coding sequence ATGGACACGACATTCACGAAACAGGAACGGCGCGAGATTGCTGGACGGGCACGAACCGTCCACGAACGAGTTGAAGGACCCCCGAACGAGCCGGGAGCGGAACCGCCGATAGAGCCGGAACAGATTCTTCACGAGTGGAAGGACAAGTTCCCGGACGAAGCGGCGTTTTACGAGCGTCTCAGGCGCGACGGACTAACGGAAGAAACCGTCCGCGAACAGCTCGCCGCGACCCGCTGGCCCGCCGACCATCCCCTTCCCGACTGGATACACACGGTCGAAGAGATGGTTCGACACGTCGAAGCGACGCCGACCGCCGACCGACATGCAATCGGCGTTACGGTTCCCGAGGAGACGCCGTTCGTGGAGCTGTTGGCCAGCATCGCGGAGTACGCCCGTCAGCGACTACCGACGGGTACCGTCACTATCGACGCTATGTCGCCGATGGTCGAGGGGTTCGTCTCACAGCTCTCGAAAACGTGTGTTCGACCTCTGTACGTCGAATTCAAGAGCTTCGTCGAGTATCACGACCCGGAGTTGGCGAAAGCCGACCCCGGCGACGTTGCGAACCCGGACACGACGTACTACGACCAGTTCATCGACGCCATGTTCGAACACGGCTTCAAAAATCTCTTTGTGGAGTATCCGGTGCTCGGACGGCAGGTCGTCGTGTTCGTCGAAAACTGGATCGACGCGATTACTGAGGTTTGTGAACGGTTGGAACGAGACGAGATGACCCTCCGTGAACGGTTCGGCGTCGAGGGGAACATCACGGCACTCTCCCCGCTCGCCGACGACGTTCACGGCGGGGGTCGTATTCCGGTCCGCGTCTCGTTCGAGACGGGTGACGTGATTTACAAGCCGCGACCGGTCGATGGGGGCGTCGCGTTTTACACGATTCTGGAACGGCTCGACGAGTACCTCTCGCTTCCGTCCTTCGAGACGCCGACGTACGTCCCCCGCGAGGAGTACGGGTGGATGGAGTACGTCGAGTATCGGGACGTACCCAACGAAACCGCCGCCACTCGATACTACGAGCGTGCTGGTGCGATGTTGTGTGTCGCGTACGCGCTCAACTTCACCGACTGCCAGTTGGAGAACCTCATCGTCGACGGAGAGAACCCGATGATAGTAGACGGAGAAACGCTCTTTCACCCGCACATGGACGCGGACGCGAAACAAGTCCCGGAGGAGATATTCGACGTGATGGACGGCTCGGTCCTGCTGACCGCGCTGCTTCCGTGGTCCGCGGGAGACCCGCGCGAACCGGACAAGCAAGGGTTGGCGGCGTCGGTGGCCGGGTTCGGGAGGAAAAGCGGTCAGACGCAACTCGCAAATCGGTCGCTCCCGTCCGTCGAGGCCGTCAACACCGACGTGATGTCGGTCAAAGAAGAGGAGATGACGGTCGGTTTGAGCACGAACACGCCGAGTATAGGCGGAGAAGACCAATCGCCGGACGACTACATCGACGCGCTCGTTCGTGGGTTCGAAGAGACTCACGAAACGATTCGTCGGCTCCATGTGGACGGGAAGTTCCTGTCCACCATCGCAACGTACGACCTCATCGACGGCATCGAAAACCGTCTCGTGTACCGGGCGACCATGCAGTACCGGTCGATTCGGCGCTCGACCACCGCGCGAAACCCGCTCCGGGACGGTGCACGCTTCACGGTCGAGTTCGAAGACCTCGCGGTTCCGTTCTTCGACGGCCGGATCAAAACGGATCGACACTGGGAGTTGTACGAAGCAGAGCGGCGCGACCTTCGACGGCAGGACATCCCGCGGTTCACGTCCCGACCCGACCAACGGCGGCTGTTCCACCACGGGGAACCGCTGGACGTGGTGGCGGACGAGTCGGGGTACAACCACGCGAAACGGCGCCTCGACGCGATGGATGAGGACGATTTGGCGGAACAGGTCTGGTTGCTCAGACAGATATACGATACCGCGGAACCGGACGAATCGACGCCCGAACCGACGGAGATAACCGAAGACCGACTGCAGCGCGACGCGGAGGAATTGTTCGACGACGTGATGGACGCGGCCATCGACACACCGGACGGCCACGGGTGGATTTCGGTGTGTCCGACCAATACCATGGTCAACCTGGCTCCGGCGAGTTATTCGTTGTTCTGGGGGCGAGGCGGTATCGCGCTCTCCGCAGCGGCCCTCTACGACGCGACCGGCGAGCAGCGGTACCGACGGGTGGTTTCGGAAACGCTCGACCCGCTGCTCGAAGACCTCTCCAGCGGGGACTTTTCCGCGTCGCTCGGCGGAACGAAGGGGGTCGGGTCCGTCGTGTACACCCTGTCGGTCATCGCCGAACTGCTGGACGACGACGCCTACCGAGCGGGTGCGTTGGCGGCGACGCAAAAAGTGACCGCGGAAAAGCTCGCGCGTGACGACGTGTTCGACGTCATGGAAGGGTCCGCCGGGACGCTGCTCGGACTGCTCGCCTACTACGAGCGGTACGGCGAGTCGAGCGTCCTCGACCGCGCAATCGAGTGTGGGGAACGACTGCTCGAAGCGCGCGTCACGGTCAACGGGTGTCGGGTGTGGAACACGGGCGACAGGGAGACGCCGATAACCGGCTTCTCGCACGGGTCGAGCGGAATCGCGTACGCGTTGGCTCGGCTCGCCGCCGCGACGGACGATGCGCGATACGCCGAGGCCGCGCGGGAGGCGCTCGATTTCGAATCGAGTTTGTACGCGCCCGACCGGGACAACTGGGCGAGTTCGTCGGCGGTCGAGAACTATCGGGACAGGTGGTGTCACGGGCGGGCCGGAATCGCGCTCGCTCGCATCGGTATCAGCGAACAGCTAAACGACTCGTCGTTGCTTCCAACGGTGAACGATGCGCTGTCCGCGACGGCGACGGAGCGGCCGTCGCATCTCGACAACGTTTGTTGTGGAAACCTCGGCCGCGTCGAGACGATACTCGTCGGCGCGCGTCGCGCCGACGGCGACCTCGATGCGGCGGAAACGTTGCTGGGTCGCTGTCTCACTCGCCGGGACCGTGGCGGCGTGCTGTCGCTCCCCGGCCATTCGGAGGCGTTCGTCAATCCGACGTTCTTCGACGGGATTTCGGGAGCGATTTACACGCTCCTTCGACTCCGTGACCCCGATTCGCTCCCCAGTGTCCTGCTGCTGGAGTGA
- a CDS encoding 4Fe-4S dicluster domain-containing protein, which produces MTITNFGFVIDNRRCIGCHACTVACKTEHDDPIGVNKTWVKYIEKGEFPNTNRNFSVMRCNHCDDSPCTDVCPVTALWEREDGIVDFDPERCIGCKACMQGCPYDALYIDPETSTAAKCNYCSHRVDTGREPACVTVCPEDAIIAGDVENPDTEIAETISKQEVQARKPEKGTDPTLFYVNGDEGSTTPGTTAREDHYMWSDAPNRVETRGAAREEFDIRRAAESLADSDVDLGRSDEARSDGGCACGGRCGGECRCDDRVASDGGTAATSAAERADGPRSGGSDERESSRTERAYELLHEEARRVYDIGESHYTSWGWEVYSYTWTKSIAAGVFMLPALFTLAGLVEPNATTIGVASLVSLVFLGLTTLLLVLDLEQPTRFHWVLLRPNWNSWLVKGGYILTATGGFLTLVAGSWLLGVETLVTNPVTLGVGAVLAAATAVYTAFLFSQSKGRDLWQSPTMPLHMFTQAVVAGASVTGLLGLAGIAGFDAFVGLSRLTLAAGLVVHLLIIASEIFTPHQTEDAEEAAARITRGRFSRAFWIGGILVGIALPLVALAASASPAVVAVGGVLALAGLFAFEYCWITAPQTISLA; this is translated from the coding sequence GTGACAATCACCAATTTCGGCTTCGTCATCGACAACAGGCGATGTATCGGTTGCCACGCGTGCACCGTCGCGTGTAAGACAGAACACGACGACCCCATCGGCGTTAACAAAACATGGGTAAAGTATATCGAGAAAGGGGAGTTTCCGAACACGAACCGGAACTTCTCCGTGATGCGGTGTAACCACTGCGACGATTCGCCCTGTACGGACGTCTGCCCGGTCACCGCTCTCTGGGAGCGCGAGGACGGAATCGTGGATTTCGACCCCGAGCGATGTATCGGCTGTAAGGCCTGCATGCAAGGGTGTCCGTACGACGCGCTCTACATCGACCCGGAGACCTCGACCGCGGCGAAGTGCAACTACTGCTCGCACCGCGTCGATACGGGGCGCGAGCCGGCCTGCGTCACCGTCTGCCCGGAAGACGCCATCATCGCGGGCGACGTGGAGAATCCCGACACGGAGATCGCCGAGACGATCTCCAAACAGGAGGTACAGGCGCGCAAACCGGAGAAAGGGACGGACCCGACGCTGTTCTACGTCAACGGAGATGAAGGAAGCACGACGCCGGGAACTACCGCCCGCGAGGACCACTACATGTGGTCGGACGCCCCGAACCGCGTGGAGACGCGCGGGGCAGCGCGGGAGGAGTTCGACATCCGTCGCGCCGCCGAATCGCTCGCCGACTCGGACGTCGACCTCGGACGGAGCGACGAGGCGCGGTCCGACGGTGGGTGTGCCTGCGGCGGTAGGTGCGGCGGTGAGTGCCGGTGCGACGACCGCGTTGCCTCGGACGGAGGAACGGCGGCGACATCGGCCGCGGAGAGGGCGGACGGACCCCGGAGTGGTGGGTCGGACGAACGGGAGAGCAGTCGGACCGAGCGCGCGTACGAACTCCTCCACGAAGAGGCACGACGCGTCTACGATATCGGCGAGAGCCACTACACCTCGTGGGGATGGGAGGTCTACTCGTACACGTGGACCAAATCCATCGCCGCGGGCGTGTTCATGCTCCCGGCGCTGTTCACGCTCGCGGGGCTCGTCGAACCGAACGCGACCACCATCGGCGTCGCGTCGCTCGTGAGCCTCGTTTTCCTCGGCCTCACCACGCTGTTGCTCGTCCTCGACCTCGAACAGCCGACCCGGTTCCACTGGGTCCTGTTGCGCCCGAACTGGAACTCGTGGCTCGTGAAGGGCGGATACATCCTGACCGCCACCGGCGGTTTCCTGACGCTCGTCGCGGGGAGCTGGCTGCTCGGCGTCGAGACCCTCGTGACCAACCCGGTCACGCTCGGCGTCGGGGCGGTACTGGCGGCCGCCACGGCGGTCTACACCGCGTTCCTGTTCAGCCAGTCGAAGGGGCGCGACCTCTGGCAGAGTCCGACGATGCCGCTCCACATGTTCACCCAAGCGGTGGTCGCCGGTGCCAGCGTAACGGGGCTGTTGGGGCTGGCCGGTATCGCCGGGTTCGACGCGTTCGTCGGCCTCTCTCGGCTCACGCTCGCCGCTGGCCTCGTCGTCCATCTGCTGATAATCGCCTCGGAGATATTCACGCCGCACCAGACCGAGGACGCCGAGGAGGCCGCCGCGCGCATCACTCGCGGTCGATTCAGCCGGGCGTTCTGGATCGGCGGCATCCTCGTGGGTATCGCGCTGCCGCTCGTCGCCCTCGCGGCGAGCGCTAGTCCCGCGGTCGTCGCGGTCGGCGGCGTGCTCGCCCTCGCCGGGTTGTTCGCCTTCGAGTACTGCTGGATAACCGCTCCGCAAACCATCTCGCTCGCATAA
- a CDS encoding ABC transporter permease: protein MATVDTGTETRDDASLLALAKVMVSKHLILLVRYPVNTVARLLTLIILFAVVFFGGQAVSGAALTDSLDGIIVGFFLFTLSIIAYSGLAWNVTREAQWGTLERLFMSPHGLGTVMAVKTVVNVCMSVLWAGVLLVFMMLTTGRWLTIDPLTVVPLVLLTLMSVIGIGFLFAGLALVYKRIENVFQIVQFGFIGLIAAPTGDIEWLKLLPVAHGSYLTRMAMQNGIRLWEFPTSELALFVATSVFYLVVGYYCFYRAGITARTRGVMGHY, encoded by the coding sequence ATGGCGACCGTTGATACCGGAACGGAGACGCGGGACGACGCCTCGCTGCTCGCGCTCGCGAAGGTCATGGTGTCCAAACACCTCATCCTCCTCGTTCGCTATCCCGTCAACACCGTGGCTCGACTGCTCACGCTGATAATCCTCTTCGCGGTGGTCTTCTTCGGCGGGCAGGCGGTTTCCGGTGCCGCCCTGACGGACTCGTTGGACGGGATCATCGTCGGATTCTTCCTGTTCACCCTGTCGATCATCGCCTACTCGGGACTGGCGTGGAACGTGACGCGCGAAGCCCAGTGGGGGACGCTGGAGCGGTTGTTCATGTCCCCACACGGGCTTGGAACGGTGATGGCCGTCAAGACGGTCGTCAACGTCTGCATGAGCGTCCTCTGGGCGGGTGTTCTGCTGGTGTTTATGATGCTCACGACAGGGCGCTGGCTGACCATCGACCCGCTGACGGTCGTCCCGTTGGTGCTGTTGACCCTCATGTCCGTCATCGGAATCGGGTTCCTGTTCGCGGGACTCGCCCTCGTGTATAAGCGCATCGAAAACGTGTTCCAAATCGTCCAGTTCGGATTCATCGGTCTCATCGCCGCGCCGACCGGCGATATCGAGTGGCTGAAGCTCCTGCCGGTGGCACACGGCAGTTATCTCACGCGGATGGCGATGCAAAACGGCATTCGACTCTGGGAGTTTCCCACCTCCGAACTCGCGTTGTTCGTCGCAACCAGCGTCTTCTACCTCGTGGTCGGCTACTACTGCTTCTACCGAGCGGGCATTACAGCGCGCACGAGAGGCGTGATGGGGCACTACTGA
- a CDS encoding molybdopterin-dependent oxidoreductase — protein MGHQYELSRIEKLAESLGLLSDRSTGTSKQRQGTSGAVNRIAAPGELSSYPDPETWHEWVEYDSTGEPTEYSVVPTACFNCEAGCGLLTYIDKETGSIRKIEGNPEHPGSRGRNCAKGPATVNQINDPQRIEHPLKRDGPRGSGQWTRVSWDEALDDIAGEMRDAIVADRGNEITYHVGRPGHEEYMDRVIQAWGVDGHNSHTNICSAGARAGYGLWHKYDRPSPDFANAEFILLLSAHLESGHYFNPHAQRIMEGMQDGGQLAVVDPRLSNTAAMADFWLPTQPGSEAAVLLAMANVILDEDLYDAEFVRNWVNWEQFLDEEFPDRERSFESYIETIREVYAEFTPAFAAAESGVDADTIETVARKIGTAGDRFASHIWRSAASGNDGGWQVSRTLHFLSVLTGSVGTKGGTAPNAWHKFDPHLPNEPPRQRLWDELQLPPEYPFAHYELSQLLPYFLKEGRGKLSVYFTRVFNPVYTYPDGFSWIEALTDEEKVGMHVALTPTWNETAYFADYVLPMGHSPERHDIQSQETHAGTWVTYRQPVLREYAEREGEDVEFTYEANPGEVWEEDEFWIELSWRLDEDGTLGIREHFESPYRDGDGDAPAKMTVDEYYRYIFEHEDNLVELAAEKDMTPLEYMKHHGAFEASENDYELHRESLDESILDADDVTVDEYGTIRRGEKPSSASASDDSDVLGVMVDGEPKRGFPTPTGKQQFYSRTMAEWGWDDLEYTVPHYLKSHVHPENVDYENGEMVLVPTFRLPTAIHSRSSNSKWLEEISHNNPVWLHTKDADRLGLETGDLCRVETEIGYYVNEVWVTESIKPGIAAMSHHMGQWKIDRPDNDESDVQEGGDPYGKVTVDLNTEAGRWGMRQVEGIHPFESDDSDSERVWWTDGGVAQNLTHAPHPDPVSGMHCWHQKVTIRPAEADDYYGDIYVDTERSFEIYREWLAETKPAPGPDGLRRPKWLKRPIAPPTDSGADAGWFVDGPIGRPGRWDPESLSTTADEE, from the coding sequence ATGGGACACCAATACGAACTCAGTCGAATCGAGAAACTCGCCGAGAGCCTCGGGCTGTTGTCCGACCGCTCGACGGGCACGTCGAAGCAACGACAGGGAACCAGTGGTGCCGTCAATCGAATCGCCGCACCGGGCGAACTATCGAGCTATCCCGACCCCGAAACGTGGCACGAGTGGGTGGAGTACGATTCGACCGGCGAACCGACCGAGTACTCGGTCGTCCCGACCGCCTGCTTCAACTGCGAAGCCGGGTGCGGGCTTCTCACCTACATCGACAAGGAGACGGGTTCCATCAGGAAGATCGAAGGGAACCCGGAACACCCCGGCTCCCGCGGCAGAAACTGCGCGAAGGGGCCCGCGACCGTCAACCAGATCAACGACCCCCAACGCATCGAGCACCCGCTCAAACGCGACGGTCCCCGGGGGAGCGGCCAATGGACTCGCGTCTCGTGGGACGAGGCCCTCGACGACATCGCCGGGGAGATGCGCGACGCCATCGTGGCCGACCGCGGCAACGAAATCACCTACCACGTCGGTCGCCCCGGCCACGAGGAGTACATGGACCGGGTCATCCAAGCGTGGGGTGTCGACGGCCACAACTCCCACACGAACATCTGTAGCGCCGGTGCACGCGCCGGGTACGGCCTCTGGCACAAGTACGACCGTCCGAGTCCCGACTTCGCAAACGCGGAGTTCATCCTCCTCCTGTCGGCGCACCTCGAATCGGGCCACTACTTCAACCCGCACGCCCAGCGAATCATGGAAGGCATGCAGGACGGCGGCCAGTTGGCCGTCGTGGACCCGCGGCTGTCGAACACGGCCGCGATGGCCGACTTCTGGCTTCCGACCCAGCCCGGCAGCGAGGCGGCCGTCCTCCTGGCGATGGCGAACGTCATCCTCGACGAGGACCTGTACGACGCCGAGTTCGTCCGCAACTGGGTGAACTGGGAGCAGTTCCTCGACGAGGAGTTCCCGGACCGCGAGCGGAGCTTCGAGTCCTACATCGAGACGATTCGGGAGGTGTACGCCGAGTTCACGCCCGCGTTCGCGGCGGCCGAAAGCGGCGTCGACGCCGACACAATCGAGACGGTCGCTCGGAAGATCGGCACCGCCGGGGACCGCTTTGCCAGCCACATCTGGCGCTCGGCCGCCTCGGGCAACGACGGGGGTTGGCAGGTTTCACGTACCCTCCATTTCCTCTCGGTGTTGACGGGAAGCGTCGGAACCAAGGGCGGTACGGCGCCCAACGCGTGGCACAAGTTCGACCCGCACCTGCCGAACGAACCACCCCGTCAGCGGCTCTGGGACGAGTTACAACTTCCGCCCGAGTATCCGTTCGCCCACTACGAGCTGAGCCAATTGCTCCCGTACTTCCTCAAGGAGGGTCGCGGGAAGCTCTCGGTGTACTTCACGCGCGTGTTCAACCCCGTCTACACGTACCCGGACGGCTTCTCGTGGATAGAGGCGCTGACGGACGAGGAGAAGGTCGGCATGCACGTCGCACTGACGCCGACGTGGAACGAGACGGCCTACTTCGCCGACTACGTGCTCCCGATGGGTCATTCGCCCGAACGACACGACATCCAGAGCCAAGAGACGCACGCCGGGACGTGGGTCACGTACCGACAGCCCGTCCTCCGCGAGTACGCCGAACGGGAAGGTGAGGACGTCGAGTTCACCTACGAGGCCAACCCCGGTGAGGTCTGGGAGGAAGACGAATTTTGGATCGAACTGTCGTGGCGTCTCGACGAGGACGGCACCCTCGGCATCCGCGAGCACTTCGAGTCGCCGTACCGCGACGGCGACGGCGACGCCCCGGCGAAGATGACCGTGGACGAATATTACCGGTATATCTTCGAACACGAGGACAACCTCGTGGAACTCGCCGCGGAAAAGGACATGACGCCCCTCGAATACATGAAACACCACGGGGCGTTCGAGGCGTCCGAGAACGACTACGAACTGCATCGGGAATCGCTCGACGAATCCATCCTCGACGCTGACGACGTGACCGTCGACGAGTACGGGACGATTCGCCGCGGCGAGAAACCGTCGAGCGCGTCCGCGTCCGACGACTCGGACGTCCTCGGCGTGATGGTCGACGGCGAACCCAAACGCGGGTTCCCGACGCCCACGGGGAAACAGCAGTTCTACTCGCGGACGATGGCCGAGTGGGGCTGGGACGACCTCGAATACACCGTTCCGCACTACCTGAAATCGCACGTCCACCCCGAGAACGTCGATTACGAGAACGGCGAGATGGTGCTGGTACCGACGTTCCGCCTCCCGACGGCGATTCACTCCCGGTCGTCCAACTCGAAGTGGTTGGAGGAGATTTCGCACAACAACCCGGTGTGGCTTCACACGAAGGACGCCGACCGACTCGGCCTCGAAACGGGCGACCTCTGTCGCGTCGAAACCGAAATCGGCTACTACGTCAACGAAGTCTGGGTCACGGAGTCCATCAAACCGGGAATCGCCGCGATGAGCCACCACATGGGACAGTGGAAAATCGACCGCCCGGACAACGACGAGTCGGACGTCCAGGAGGGCGGGGACCCGTACGGGAAGGTGACCGTCGACCTGAACACCGAGGCGGGCCGGTGGGGGATGCGACAGGTCGAGGGCATCCATCCGTTCGAGAGCGACGACAGCGACAGCGAGCGCGTCTGGTGGACGGACGGCGGCGTCGCACAGAACCTCACGCACGCCCCGCATCCCGACCCCGTCTCGGGAATGCACTGTTGGCACCAGAAGGTGACCATCCGACCGGCCGAGGCGGACGACTACTACGGCGACATCTACGTCGATACGGAGCGGTCGTTCGAAATCTACCGCGAGTGGCTCGCCGAGACGAAACCGGCCCCGGGACCCGACGGGCTTCGTCGCCCGAAGTGGCTCAAACGGCCCATCGCACCCCCGACCGACTCCGGAGCTGACGCGGGGTGGTTCGTGGACGGTCCCATCGGACGCCCCGGCCGCTGGGACCCCGAGTCCCTGTCGACGACGGCCGACGAGGAGTAA
- a CDS encoding spore germination protein GerW family protein — MNGFDDFDSLIERLRRTATVETVYGDPISTGDRTVVPVATVGYGFGGGGGDEGSGLGGGVGASPVGVLEVTPDETRFVRFSESRNVALALVLGFVLGLFVRRSN; from the coding sequence ATGAACGGCTTCGACGACTTCGACTCGCTGATAGAACGACTCCGGCGCACCGCGACGGTCGAAACGGTGTACGGCGACCCGATTTCGACCGGCGACCGGACCGTCGTCCCGGTTGCGACCGTCGGCTACGGGTTCGGCGGCGGCGGAGGCGACGAGGGAAGTGGACTGGGTGGCGGCGTGGGTGCGTCCCCGGTCGGCGTCCTCGAAGTCACGCCGGACGAGACGCGGTTCGTCCGCTTTTCGGAATCCCGGAACGTGGCGCTCGCACTCGTGCTCGGATTCGTCCTCGGCCTGTTCGTTCGTCGCTCGAACTGA